One genomic window of Monodelphis domestica isolate mMonDom1 chromosome 1, mMonDom1.pri, whole genome shotgun sequence includes the following:
- the ZDHHC6 gene encoding palmitoyltransferase ZDHHC6, producing the protein MGVLYSVIRFENLHELKRLCHWGPIIALGVIAICSTMAMIDSVLWYWPLHTTGGSVNFIMLINWTVMILYNYFNAMFVGPGYVPLKWKPEKAQDTTYLQFCKVCQAYKAPRSHHCRKCNRCVMKMDHHCPWINNCCGFQNHASFTLFLLLAPLGCIHAAFIFVMTMYTQLYNRISFGWNTVKIDMSAAKRDPLPIIPFGLSAFAASLFALGLAVGTTIAVGMLFFIQMKVILRNKTSIESWIEEKAKDRIQFYQTAEIFVFPYDMGSRWQNFKQVFTWSGVPEGDGLEWPIREGCHPYSLTIEQLKQKADKRVRSVRYKVIDAYSGACCPLNKGIKTFFTTPCTEEPRISLKKGELILVTRGLRHWMYGDKILDYLATEDGSRIRGWFPRKCVEKFHCDAETDQASEGEKKNR; encoded by the exons ATGGGTGTACTCTATTCAGTTATTAGATTTGAAAATCTCCATGAGTTAAAAAGACTGTGCCACTGGGGTCCCATTATAGCTCTTGGTGTTATAGCAATATGTTCTACGATGGCCATGATTGACTCGGTTTTGTGGTATTGGCCTTTACATACAACTGGAGGAAGTGTGAATTTCATCATGTTGATAAATTGGACTGTCATGATTCTTTACAATTACTTCAATGCCATGTTTGTGGGCCCTGGCTATGTGCCTCTGAAATGGAAAccg GAGAAAGCTCAAGATACCACATATCTCCAGTTTTGTAAGGTGTGCCAGGCATATAAGGCACCACGTTCCCATCATTGCCGAAAGTGTAACAG ATGTGTTATGAAGATGGATCATCACTGCCCTTGGATCAACAATTGTTGTGGTTTCCAGAATCATGCATCATTTACATTGTTTCTCCTCTTAGCACCCCTGGGCTGTATTCATGCTGCATTCATCTTTGTTATGACTATGTATACACAGCTTTATAATAGG ATCTCCTTTGGTTGGAATACAGTAAAAATTGATATGAGTGCAGCTAAGAGAGATCCCCTTCCTATTATACCCTTTGGACTATCTGCATTTGCTGCCTCTCTGTTTGCCTTGGGATTGGCTGTAGGAACAACTATAGCAGTTGGTATGTTGTTTTTTATCCAG atgaaagtaATTCTCAGAAATAAAACTTCTATTGAATCATGGATTGAAGAAAAG GCCAAAGATAGAATTCAGTTTTACCAGACAGCTGAAATCTTTGTTTTCCCCTATGACATGGGAAGTAGATGGCAGAACTTTAAACAAGTGTTTACATGGTCTGGGGTTCCTGAAGGAGATGGACTAGAATGGCCAATAAGAGAAGGATGTCATCCATACAGCTTGACA ATCGAACAGCTGAAACAGAAAGCAGACAAGAGAGTCAGAAgt GTCCGCTATAAAGTAATAGATGCTTACAGTGGTGCTTGCTGCCCTCTCAACAAAGGTATCAAAACTTTCTTCACAACCCCATGTACTGAAGAACCTCGAATTAGCCTAAAGAAAGGGGAACTGATTTTAGTTACCAGAGGTTTAAG gCACTGGATGTATGGAGACAAAATTCTTGACTACTTGGCTACAGAAG